A segment of the Bos taurus isolate L1 Dominette 01449 registration number 42190680 breed Hereford chromosome 19, ARS-UCD2.0, whole genome shotgun sequence genome:
ATCCTACCTTCTCCTTTAGTTTCGTCTGTAGGAAGAGGGTCAGGCTATGGAGTTGCTCCGTCAGCACCCCCAGCTCTTGGGAATACTGGCGCATCTTCTCCAGGTCTTGCTGCCGTGTTTCCGCTACAATGCTGGCTAGTTTAACTCTGAAATAAGGAAGGATATAAGGAATTTTAGCATTGAAATAAGGAAGGGCTTCCCAcatagctcagcagtaaagaatcctcctgcaatgcaggagatgcaggttcaatctctgggtcaggaaattcaCTGAaaaaggacgtggcaacccactccagtattcttgcctgggaaatcccatggacagaggagcctggcggaccaccatccatggggtcagaaagagtcagacacaacttagcaactaaacaacaataagaaaggaacagagaagaTGGCCAAACACCAGGTGACCTTCTCCAAACACCTCCCCAAACCGCCCCCACAGAACTGCATTCAAAGCGAGAAACAAGAGGCTCTCGGACCCTGGTATGATTCCCTTCTTGGAGACTTCCACTTCCAGAAGCAGGCCTGGGAAAGAAGTCCTCAGGGAGAAGCACCGAGAGGTAGAGATCTTACTTCAGGTTCTCCACGGTGTCCTTGAGGCCCTCACACTGCATGCTGCGCTCCCGGAGCACTTCCAGCGTGGTTTTCAACTGACACTCAACCTGGCCCAGCTCCAGGTGAGCAACCTGATTCTCCTGTTCAGCAAACTGGGGAgacaggagaaagaaggaaggcaaGGAGTGAGGGGGGGCAGGGCGGGGAAATGCATCCAAGTGGGACACTTTATAGAGTCCTGGGATCAGAGGCTTCTTCCAGTCCACAGTCTCAAACCCCACATCGGTACCATCAGGGATGAGTCACACTCCTGCCAGCCCCCCTGCCCCAGGCCACCTTACTTACCTCCAGGGTCTCCTTCAGGTCCTGCACCTCCTTGGCCAGGACCGCCTGTTGCTGCTGCAGCTTTGCCTGCACGTGTTTTAGCGCCATTTCTTCCTTTTGCCATCTGCCAGAGACCTTATGTGAGATTCCACTGGTCCCCTGTTCCGGGTGCTTACCGCCACCACAGCCCAAGAGGAACTCACTGAGCAGTCTGCTCCTCACTGTTCTGGGTGAGCCGGCAGAGCAACTCGTCCTTCATGGCCAGGTCCTGGGTACAATGGGCATGCTGACTCTGTAGCACTTTTAGCTGACTCTCTGTGCTGGCCAGAATCTGCAGCTGAGCCTGGAGATCTAGGCCAAAAGGATCCTAATGACAACATGTGGTCAGCAGGCCCAAACCTCCCCACACCTCTGCTCCAAAACAAGTGCTCTAGAGCAGCTATTGCTCCGCTGCCACACCCCAAGCCTCAGTAGGGTACAACTGCTTGCACCCATGCACACCTGCTGCCAGGCGACTGTTTTCCAACTCCAGTCGTTCTAATTGGCTTTTGCAGTCCTCTAAATGGGAAGAGACTTGTTCCAGCTCCCTGGAAACCTAGGAGAAAAAGATAGTTTTCTTCCCACAGTTCCTCCTGAATCAGGAGTCCCAAGACTTAGTCCAGTTTCTCTTTCCAGACAGGACAGCCAATCTCTCCTTGTTCACTGCAGCAAATAAGTCTAATCCTcaggaaaaagcagaaacaggaGAAAAGCTGATGAAGAAGGTGTGGAAGGCCACCTAACAGCAAAGGGACTGGCTGGTCTCCAAAGCCACAGATGAAAAGAAGATAGGTCTAGGGGAAAAGGCTCATCAGAAAGGCCTTttgtggagaaggaggaggaaaccaGGCCTAAGCAGTCCCCTCTCCTGTGTACCTGCTGCTTTTCCTCAATTGCAGCATCACGTTCCTGCAGGGTCTGCCGGCTCTTGGCTGTAAATTTCTCCGTGAGTTGTCGAAACCGGCTCAGCAGAGCTGTCCATGTTACATACTACCGGGGGAGGCAAATAGGTCAAGAGAGCATGCTTGAAAAAAGACTTCTAACAGGGCTGGCTGTGAGCAGAGGAGCAGTATAATGCCCGCCGATACTCACATCCAGTTGCATTGCTATCCAGTCCTGTTGCAAGGCTGAAGTAAGACTCGCTGTCTGCTGAGCCAACTCTTCTTGCTCAGTGTGAAGCCCTACCTACATGAGAAGGATTGCCAATGGAGGTGCCCCTTCCCATTGGATACTGGGAAGCATGGGTACATGACCCCCTCCCAGTGTGTCAACGTGGATCCCAGGAAAGAAGATGCCCTCAATTACCAGTTGGGTCTGGGTCTCCTTCAAAAGGCCTCTGAATTTCCCCATGGATGCCAGGTCCTGTTGCAGTTGGCTGATGCGCTGGCTGGCGTGTGCACAGAAGACCTCTAGCACTGTCTCTGCCTGTTTAAAATAAGAGGCTGTGAGGACATCGTGCACAGAAGGAAACAGCACAGAAAACCGTAACTACCCGTCACAGCAGTAGCTGAGTTCATTACTCCCCAAGGGCAGGCAGTTCTCAGGCCACCCATCTGTGACTCTAGTCAATTTGTATTCCTGCAGGAACCTTAGGAAGAGACCTCCCTCATCCAGGAATCAAAGCCTGACACCTTACCACATCCTTGCCTCTGAGGGCCAGTTCCTCTCTGTGCTTTGCCTCCTCCCTTTCTGCTTTGAGGCTCTGAAGCCTGGCCTTCAGTTTCTTCAACACATCAAAACAGCAGGACACCAAGGTTTCTGCACGCCGAGTCTATAAGATAAGAATCAGAtactgtgtctggtttctttctttgGCTGAATTTCAGTCCCACCAGaggtctctgcctccatcttcatgcTGCTTACCTCCTGACTCAGAGCAGTCTTATCTTCATCTAAGTGCAGCAAAGACAGGTGAAGCAAGGATATCAGCTCTCTAGAGAGGAGCACCCATGATTGCTGTACAGGGAGAAGAGGTTAGGCTAGATCAAATAAAGTCATTAAGCAGGAAGTAAGCAGGGACACTGGAGGAAAGCCACTGACCCCAATTTCAAGCTCCCAATAAGGAAGAGATGTCCTTAACAAAAGGAAACCTCTCTTCACTCCCACGTTTGAGTACCATCATCTGCTCAccactccattctttttttttttttttttttttaattttttttacaccACTCCATTCTTGATCTTCACAGGAGACCCAGCAATGGTCTAAGGTCAGTCAACACTTACCATGACATTCCTGGCTTGCTGCAGAGCCTGTCCAACCTCCTGGCTCTCCTGAAGATGCTGAGGTTTCTTACTCATCTAGCCGGAGAAACAGGGTTGTTCCTTTTGCAGAAACAGTATGCAGTGCCAGCACCTTGTTCCCCCTCCCACCCACTGATATACAGGAGCCCTTCCTATTAAAAGCAGGAGCAAAGCTCACGGCTTGATGAAGCCAAGCTAGAAAAAATCCAGAGGTAGGTTAAAagcaaaattacttttttaattaaaagtaatctaaaaattactttaaaaaatatttttgggggcttccctggtggctcagtggtaatgaatccacctgccaatgcaggagacatgggtttgatccccgatctgggaagatcccacttgccacagagcaactaagctcctgtgccacaactattgaacctgtgctctggagcctgggggctgaaactactgagcccgtgtgtcacaactactgagccctcatgcctagagcctgtgctctgtaacaagagaagccaccgcagtgaaaggcccacgcaccacaacctgagagcagcccccacttgctgcaactggagaaagcctgtgtagcaatgaagactcagcccAGCcgaaactgaataaataaataaaatttaaaataactttcttcTGATTATGTGTTtactataaaattttagaaatggaaaagtgaacagaatgggaaaagattCATTATTAGTTTTACCACTGAGAGCCGTGATTCTCAACCAACAGCACAGCATTCACCCCAAGAGATTTCGATATACGTCCACAGCAGATTTCCTTGCTATAGGGATTTGCTATAACCGATGAGTCTACTACCTCCCTCAGGGGTCAGGGTGAAAAAAGTTGTAGACTACGGATTTAGAAGGAAATTACCGTATTCAGTAAATTCTAAGATGactatctttttactttttaacaccAGTGACATTGGTATGCTTTTAAAATTGACAGTATCTTAGATTTGATGAAAGACAGTAATGCTTAAGAAAAAACACAATTGGTTTTGAGATtgagatatataaataaaattgggGTCCTGCttttcctgggatttctttggagagaatgatgctgaagctgaaactccagtactttggccacctcatgcgaagagttgactcattggaagagactctgatgctggcagggattgggggcaggaggagaaggggacgacagaggatgagatggctggatggcatcactgactcgatggacgtgagtctcagtgaactccaaaagttggtgatggacagggaggcctggcgtgctgcgattcatggggtcgcaaagagttggacacgactgagcgactgaactgaactgaatgtcatttAGCTCTGAGTTTATGTTCACTCTCCTCATTGAGAGCCTGAGACTAGGATATATGCTTTAGGAAGACCTATCAAAGTGGAGTATCACTCATTTTTAACTTCTGCTGATATTTTACTTCATGTCAAAACCTCTGAGAGGTGAAACATGATTTCCTTTTACCAGGAACTTACATTAAACTTATTTTTCCATGCTATTAAAAACTCTTcaggggacctccctggcagtccagtggctaggagtgttttcactgcagggagtacggttttgatccctggtcggggaactaacatcctgcaTGCAGTAAGGcatggcaaaaaacaaacaaacaaacaaaaactcctcatgaacatatttttaaataactgtagATTATCTACATTTTATGATGtaccattattttctttttcatgtttttaaagttaTCTGTATGTGGAATTTTCCCCCCCTTAGGATATACACCTAGAAgtggagttgctgctgctgctgctgctaagtcacttcagtcgtgtccgactctgtgcgaccccataaatggcagcctaccaggccccgccctccctgggattctccagggaagaacactggagtgggttgccatttcctcctccaatgcattaaagtgaaaagtgaaagtgaagtagctcagtcgtctccgactcttagcgaccccatagactgcagcctaccaggctcctccgtccatgggattttccaggcaagagtactggagtggggtgccattgccttctcccaagtgGAGTTACTGGGTCAAAAAGTTTGAACTGCTTTAAGCAGTTTAAACTGCCCTTAGAAAGGCTGAACCCATTTAAAGGCATAATGTTCAAACAAGAggataaaaaatgtttaagtaatAATAACgttaaatataacttttaagacattaaaaaaaaggttCAACCAATTTATGCCTTACTGATGATGGGGCAATATTTACCACCACtatctattttattctttgctaTTTCATCAGAAGAAAATAGCATTTCATGTgcaatttgcatttatctgatcaTCAAAAATGGTAACCTTCTcaaatatttaccattttaattttcttagtcTCTAAGGTCTGTTCACTATCTTAGAGCAGATGAAAATTGTGGTGTGCTATGTGAAGTAGATAACTGTGATCTCAAAGGCAGCAGAGCCATAGAGAAACTTCAAAGTTCCAAGAGAAAAGTGGGAAGCCTTCATTACCACTGCAAGACATACATCGCCTAGGGAAAAGCCTAGTGCTGGAGCAGCAGTGCTGAGTCACGACGCTGCAGCAGTCTGGATGTAAGGAGGCAGATCTCCCGGCGTCCATCACTCCCGGCCCCAGCAAAGCAGGCCTCCCTCCTACTGTGTTTTACAGTAAGGACATGGAGTCCCTCACTGAGCCCTGGAACAGGGCATGCATACTGCTTAGGGCTGGGCAGTCAGGCCAGTGATGAGATTAGCGTCAATGAGGCAGCCAAGCACAAAGACATGAGACTGTTGTGGGGAATGGCTGAAGGTACTGTCATTTCCTCTCTTTGGTTCTGCTTCAGTGGTATCTCAAAGGATTTGGCAAGGTACAGATGGTCAACTTGGGGTCGGGGAGAACAAGGTCAAGGACCAGAGgaaaggatacaaaaataagaaaacacaggagagaaACTGAGCAGCTGGAAGAATGATGAGCCTGTGGTTTCCAGGATTTTGGCAAAAGGTAAAGTCATTATTTGAGGATATTTTCAACCCAGAgaagacttttgtttgtttgttttttgcccaGCTGAGTGGCtcgtgggatctcagttctccaaccagggattgaaccccggcctTCGGCAGTGAGAGCAtagagtcctaactgctggactgccagggaatttctgaGACCATCTCTTCTTAGCAGCAGCCCCTATTATCTCAACAGCCATAACACAGAGGGTCTCAGTTTCTTCCCTGACACATTCCCTTACATCCTCAACCTATGCTGTCACAGCAAGAATCCTCTAGGACAATGGTCTTTAACTGTCATCCTCTGATATCTCCTACAATAATTTTGAAAGATGGAGTAGTCTGATGTTTAAATTGTTCAAAGGCTGTAATTTCCACCACCTTATAAATGTTGACAGTTTGAAATAAAACTGTTACATCACCCCCAAATATACCCAATGGTATAAATATTACAAATACCATGATTTATTATctgtttgatatttttaaaaaatatacacacaaccACTTTAAGTCAGAAATTTTATATCATCCTTTTTTCTCCTTAAACCTCAGTTTTTACTCCTCTCAGAATTTTATCctaatgtaatatatttttacACTTTAAATCAAGATctctgcaacaacaacaaaagttcaCCTAAATTgagataaatttaaaacatttcctaATTGCTCTGACCATAAGACTTTACGTGAAAAAACTCttggatggacaaatattttcatcAGTTGTCTATGAATCACTATTATAATTAAAATCATACACATACCTAGTAAAATTTTACTGGAGATCATTCATTGATACTAATGAAATGGATAAACCAGTCCTCTCCTTACCAGTTCATGTGTCTGTGGATTATTATAATTCCTACAGTAAGACATAGTTCAACAACGATTCCAtgtttgatgaaagtgaaagaggagagtgaaaaagttgccttaaacctcaacattaagaaaactaagatcatggcatccggtcccatcacttcacggcaaatagatgggcaaacaatggaaacagtgacagactttattttttagggttccaaaatcactgcacatggtgactacagccatgaaattaaaagatgttacttctcggaagtaaagttatgaccaacctagacagcatattgaaaagcagagacattactttgccaacaaaggtccgtctagtcaaggctatggtttttccagtagtcatatatggatgtgagagttggactataaagaaagctgagcacagaagaattgatgcttatgaactgcggtgctggagaagactcttcagagtcccttgggctgcaaggagatccaaccagtccaacctaaaggagatcagtcctgggtgttcattggaaggactgatgttgaagctgaaactccaatactttggccacccgatgcaaagagttgactcatttgaaaagacccgatgctgggaaagattgaaggtagggggagaaggggacaggatgagatggttggaaggcattaccaactcaatggacatgagtgtgggtaaactctgggaattggtgatggacagggaggcctggcatgctgcagtccatggggtcacaaagagaaggacacagctgagcgactgaactgaactgaactgatgcctatTTTCCATTCTTATAGGTACAAGATTCatgtgagggaattccctggctttccagtggttatgactccagGCTCCCtgtgcagggggtatgggttcaaaccctggtcaggggaaTAAGATTCTTCATgttgcatggcatggccaaaaaaaaaaaaaaaatctggcaacAGTGCATTTGGAAGATGAAGATCTAGAAAACAATTCCTTTAAAACGTCCCTtgctgttgatgtatggcagaaaccaaagcaatattgtaaagcaattaaaatagatgattaaaaaaattttttttcaattaaattaaaacaaaacaccttCCTTGCTTACATTCCCTGGAAAATCTTGATGCATCCCAGGGGTATAGTGTGTACCCACAGctctaagggatcttccagaccctcaGCTTTCATACTCACTTTAAGGAAGAGGGCCCATTGAGATCCTCCATGCTTCAGGAGGAACTATCTTACCTCGTTGGGAAGGGTGTCAGTCTGTGTGCTGCTGTCCCGGACTTCGGGGTGAGGGCCGCTCTGCTGACTCTTCCAGTCCCGCAGCTGGCGGGAGAGAACCTCCAGGATGACAAGAGAATTCAGCAGGTTATCTTCCAGGTCATGCCGAGACAAGGCAGTCAGATCTGGAGAACGGCTGTGGTAGGAAAAGAACatgggaagaagagagggagagggatgggAGTGATGGATCCAGGCAAATGAAGCCCCGGAGTACAAAGACACAGGACACTTACCCCCACAGGAGGTGCTCTGTCTCAGAGGCACTGTCCTTGGTGCCCACCAGGCCTGTCTGGGATGTGTTTGTACTCCTTTCCTGTTGTGCTGGGGGAGTAAACCAAGTCCCCACCGAGCAAGCAGAGAAAGGGGTAGTGCCGATTGCAGCATTCTGAAATGCAGAGGGAAGGGATAAGCTCTGGCGGAGATTTTCTAGCATGACTGAGGTATTGACACCTTTTTCCAGCCAGGCCAGGGGTGACATCCAAGGCCCTACATCAGAGCCAGGAATGCCACTGGCATCTTTTCCTGCTGGCCCAGGAACCACCTGTGATTCCATTTCTCCAGGATTTGGGCTTGGGCATGTGGATGGAATATCGTCTGTATTTGACACAAGTGCTTGATGTCCCAATTCAGCCTCCTCAGGGAGTGTGGGAAAGCTCATTTTCCTCTCCTCTATAGCTCTGTGCTCTAAAATATCCCCTTCTGGGTCCACATGACTGACAGGGCAATCTGCCGCTAAGGCAGTTGAAGGGGAAAGCCAGAGCAGGGAGGAAGGCAACAAGGCATTACTTTCCGAAGGAACTAAGTCCTCAGGCTCAGCCTCAGTGCTCCTGTCCTTCAGGCTTTCCTTGGAGCAATGTAACTGCTGCTCAGAACAGGGATTTGGTGGGGACTCCAAGAGCTGGGATGGAGGATCCTGAAATGCAGGTATCTCAGGCATACCAGGAACAGTTTCTGAAAAGCTGTCTTCCATACAGAAGTCTACCCCCTTTCTCAGCAGATCTCCTGGCCTCAGAGGCTCATCTAGAGAGAAGCTGTTTCCCTCTGCCATCGAATCTAGACGGTCCGCAAGTGTAATGTCTTGCTGCTGCCTCCCTGGAGAAGGTACAAGGACCATGGTTTTAACCACATTGTTGTCCCGTGGGTCTACTCCTTTCTCACAGGTTTTGGGAGTAGAGTTGGTTTGGGGAATCAGATTTAGGGGCTGCTCATCTGATTCGTGTTGATAAGCTTCTAGCCACTTTGAGGGATGGCCGAACTGTTCTGAAGGGGAGTCTGTCTTCCTAGCATTGACAAAATCTGGCGGAGATGAGTTGTTGCTGCCTTCctgccaaagaaaacaaaagcagttGACTAAGACAGTCAATTCTAGTTCGCAATATACAATTATGGGCTCAGGATATTGTCTGAACTCAGAAAAGGAAGAGTTCTTATTACCTTTGCCTGGGTAAGAACTTGGCTAAGCCTTGCTGCTTACTAAAGAGACCCAGTAGAAAAGTTGGAAAGACGTTCTGGGTCCTTCCAAGTGAACCAGGTTATAGTATAAACAAGGCTAAGATATTCTGTCCATGTCATATGGAAATGGTAGCTTGAAAATGACCCTCCTCTTCTCCAATCCTAACTCCAACCTAATTCTAGGGTAGGAGGAATCCCTGGCTCAAGTTCTAGACTTGGtgtaagattttcttctttttggaacAGATGAGAAATTCGGGACTAGAGTTAGAGAGCCCTTGGCCCACAGAGATCCATGTATTCTTGGGAGAAAAGGCAACATTAACCTATGCTAGTGACCTAGTCTCCCTGGGTGCAAGCGCTGAGGTTTTCCTGAACACATGAGTTGAAGCCATTCAACTCTTGGGATCTGAAGAGCTCTAGCCTTTGTAGTAGGGGAGAATGAATGGCCGAAAGACTTCTTCCTGGTGCACTGAtaagggactgctgctgctaagccgcttcagtcgtgtccgactctgtgcaaccccatagacagcagcccaccaggctcccccgtccctgggattctccaggcaagaacactggagtgggttgccatttccttttccaatgcatgaaagtggaaagtgaaagtgaagtcactcagtcgtgtccgaccctcagtgaccccatggactgcagccttccaggctcctctgtccatgggattttccaggcaagagtactggaggggggtgccattgccttctccagatgacaACCTCTCAATTGGCGGCTCACAGGAATAGAGACCATTGAACTTTATACCACTTGCAGGACTGCTGGTTTTGAGATTCAATGAACAACAATAGgaaaatatgaatatacttaTGTGGATCTAGTAGCCAGAAAAAGGACAAACTCTGAGATAGTTAAGAAAGGTAGACCCTACACAGCTGATGGAAGAAAGAGATGACAATTTGCACCCCAAaaaatttatgaatatataaGAAAATCTGAGtacaactcacacacacaaagacttcctggaaataataaatgttacctgtatttatttatatttaaattatttttttgttttgttttggctgcatggcatgtgagatATTAGTTTCCttaccaaggatcaaactcgtaccccctgcagtggaagtgcagcgtcctaaccactggatcgccagggaattcccatggaaataataaatattacttttaaagaaaaaacttcaGTAATATGAATTGAAAGAGGATGATCAGGGTTAAGAAAGGAATTGCTGGCCAGAACAATCAAGTGGAAGAAAACCTTTAAAGATACAAAGAAGTATAAATCTGAGGGAAAAGCTAAGAGAATTGGAAGATAAATCTAGTAAACCTAACATGTGAATAAAAGAATCtccaggagaaaagagaacaccCATAGGTCTGGCACTGATTAAGAAGTATTAGAAGAAAATTTCTCTAAGGTAAAGAAAGATTTGAGTTTGCATATTAAAATAGCTCACCAAGCTCTAAGCAGGATTgatcaaggaaatgaaaaaatttctAAACTACCAGAACAACAAGATATTTTAGAAGCTTTAGATATAGAgactaattatttatttaaaaaaaaaaagaaagagtcagACTTATATGAAATTTCTAATTTACATCAGTGGATGAAACGTAAGATTGACCTAAAAAGGGCTTCTGATATTCTAGCAGTGTCCTTGGGTATTGGTTACAATGATGTGTGCTTTACACAAACTTGTTAGGCTCCATGTTTTATGCCCTTTCAAGTATTTTATTgcaaatttttaagtttttatttcaaaGTGCTTAAGAAAACGTAGAAAATAAAGGGATGGCAAAGAGATATCAGGCAAAAACAAAGCGAGCAGAGGCAGCAATATCAGTATCAGACAAGGTAGAATGTAAAGTTATAGCACTTCTGTGACAAGACAAAATTAAAGTtatatgatgaaaaaaaaaaaatcagtctgcaTTACATAGCCCAAAAGCTAAATATACAAACCAAACacttttagaaatgtaaaaatgcaCCTTAAAGCATTTGCTATGTTTATTAAGTTCCTATTTATTCCTTAAGGAGTagacatttgcaaatcatatatcagaaaaggggttaatatccagaatagacaaaggactcctacaactcaacaacaaaaataatccaatttaaaaatgggtaaaggacttgaatagatatttctccaaagaaaatatatgaatgacAACTAAGCAtatgaaagtgtgttagtcactcagtcgtgtcctactctttaagaccccatagactggcagcttgccaggctcctctgtccatgggattctccaggcaacaatactggaatgggttgccatttccttctccaagcatatTAAGAGATGCTCAAAAACTTCCAGAAATGTCCAGGACCAGATCATTTCACAGGTTGAATTTTACCAATCcttcaaagaaaacataataCCCATTTGTCTCAAGCTCctccaaaaaatttaaaagaacactTCCTAATCCATTTTACAAGGCCAAAATTACACTGATACCAAATCTGAACAAGGATAACACAAAACTCAACAGATCTGGCAGACTGAAAGATGGGCAAGGACAGGGTAATTAACTATCTGCTTATGAAATAACAGAATGTGACATTCTTTGAATAgtaaatatgctttttttttcatatgttcaCGGAACACTCACAAAAAAATTCACCCTATACTTGGCTAAAAAGACAACAGATTACAGTCCGATCataatgtaagaaaataaatttaaaaggtgaCACAAAATGGTTTTTAAGCACTTGGAAATCAAGAATCCCTCCTAGATAGCCCCAGgattaaagataaaaatcaaaagacaGTTATAAACTAGCTAAAAAGCATGACAAAGGATGACTATAATATAATAAGAACActtagaaaacaatgaaaaagagataacaacccaatagaaaaataagcaaataatataaataagcGTTTGACTACCTCTCGGAACGGATGGATATTGGCTCATTCTTGCAGCTGACTGACTTCTCCATAAGTGAGCCCTTATTAAGAGGAGACCACTAATCAAAGTGATAGTATTTCTGAGACGTTTG
Coding sequences within it:
- the SPAG5 gene encoding sperm-associated antigen 5 isoform X1, yielding MWRMKKLNLSLSPSPQPGKAAMRTPLRELALQPDAPTNSGKGPPHSPTPSPCKLGLQEGSNNSSPPDFVNARKTDSPSEQFGHPSKWLEAYQHESDEQPLNLIPQTNSTPKTCEKGVDPRDNNVVKTMVLVPSPGRQQQDITLADRLDSMAEGNSFSLDEPLRPGDLLRKGVDFCMEDSFSETVPGMPEIPAFQDPPSQLLESPPNPCSEQQLHCSKESLKDRSTEAEPEDLVPSESNALLPSSLLWLSPSTALAADCPVSHVDPEGDILEHRAIEERKMSFPTLPEEAELGHQALVSNTDDIPSTCPSPNPGEMESQVVPGPAGKDASGIPGSDVGPWMSPLAWLEKGVNTSVMLENLRQSLSLPSAFQNAAIGTTPFSACSVGTWFTPPAQQERSTNTSQTGLVGTKDSASETEHLLWGRSPDLTALSRHDLEDNLLNSLVILEVLSRQLRDWKSQQSGPHPEVRDSSTQTDTLPNEMSKKPQHLQESQEVGQALQQARNVMQSWVLLSRELISLLHLSLLHLDEDKTALSQETRRAETLVSCCFDVLKKLKARLQSLKAEREEAKHREELALRGKDVAETVLEVFCAHASQRISQLQQDLASMGKFRGLLKETQTQLVGLHTEQEELAQQTASLTSALQQDWIAMQLDVSRELEQVSSHLEDCKSQLERLELENSRLAADLQAQLQILASTESQLKVLQSQHAHCTQDLAMKDELLCRLTQNSEEQTAQWQKEEMALKHVQAKLQQQQAVLAKEVQDLKETLEFAEQENQVAHLELGQVECQLKTTLEVLRERSMQCEGLKDTVENLKVKLASIVAETRQQDLEKMRQYSQELGVLTEQLHSLTLFLQTKLKEKAEPETLPISTASAFSQEHPPPSDSTFLGSPQTAEADEDPESTPVPLLGSDKSAFTRVASTVSLEPTETPGIEKSLAEMGTKTLELQSLCSLLQESKEEAVRILQQKICDLQAQLQAQEEQHQEAQKAKEADIEKLNQTLCLRYKNEKELQEVIQQQNEKILEQIDKSGELIRLREEVTQLTRSLRRAETETKVLQETLAGQQNPDCQPMDTNWIQEKVWLSQEVDKLRVMFLEMKNEKAKLMVKFQSHRNILEENLRRSDEELKKLDDTVQHIYETLLSIPDVVNGCKELQGLLQFLS
- the SPAG5 gene encoding sperm-associated antigen 5, producing the protein MWRMKKLNLSLSPSPQPGKAAMRTPLRELALQPDAPTNSGKGPPHSPTPSPCKLGLQEGSNNSSPPDFVNARKTDSPSEQFGHPSKWLEAYQHESDEQPLNLIPQTNSTPKTCEKGVDPRDNNVVKTMVLVPSPGRQQQDITLADRLDSMAEGNSFSLDEPLRPGDLLRKGVDFCMEDSFSETVPGMPEIPAFQDPPSQLLESPPNPCSEQQLHCSKESLKDRSTEAEPEDLVPSESNALLPSSLLWLSPSTALAADCPVSHVDPEGDILEHRAIEERKMSFPTLPEEAELGHQALVSNTDDIPSTCPSPNPGEMESQVVPGPAGKDASGIPGSDVGPWMSPLAWLEKGVNTSVMLENLRQSLSLPSAFQNAAIGTTPFSACSVGTWFTPPAQQERSTNTSQTGLVGTKDSASETEHLLWGRSPDLTALSRHDLEDNLLNSLVILEVLSRQLRDWKSQQSGPHPEVRDSSTQTDTLPNEMSKKPQHLQESQEVGQALQQARNVMQSWVLLSRELISLLHLSLLHLDEDKTALSQETRRAETLVSCCFDVLKKLKARLQSLKAEREEAKHREELALRGKDVAETVLEVFCAHASQRISQLQQDLASMGKFRGLLKETQTQLVGLHTEQEELAQQTASLTSALQQDWIAMQLDYVTWTALLSRFRQLTEKFTAKSRQTLQERDAAIEEKQQVSRELEQVSSHLEDCKSQLERLELENSRLAADLQAQLQILASTESQLKVLQSQHAHCTQDLAMKDELLCRLTQNSEEQTAQWQKEEMALKHVQAKLQQQQAVLAKEVQDLKETLEFAEQENQVAHLELGQVECQLKTTLEVLRERSMQCEGLKDTVENLKVKLASIVAETRQQDLEKMRQYSQELGVLTEQLHSLTLFLQTKLKEKAEPETLPISTASAFSQEHPPPSDSTFLGSPQTAEADEDPESTPVPLLGSDKSAFTRVASTVSLEPTETPGIEKSLAEMGTKTLELQSLCSLLQESKEEAVRILQQKICDLQAQLQAQEEQHQEAQKAKEADIEKLNQTLCLRYKNEKELQEVIQQQNEKILEQIDKSGELIRLREEVTQLTRSLRRAETETKVLQETLAGQQNPDCQPMDTNWIQEKVWLSQEVDKLRVMFLEMKNEKAKLMVKFQSHRNILEENLRRSDEELKKLDDTVQHIYETLLSIPDVVNGCKELQGLLQFLS